A part of Gallus gallus isolate bGalGal1 chromosome 30, bGalGal1.mat.broiler.GRCg7b, whole genome shotgun sequence genomic DNA contains:
- the LOC107050992 gene encoding ribonucleoprotein PTB-binding 1 isoform X1 produces MAAAAAAAAAADRVPDVELPPLDPNEVSARQFRNRRKVIIRGLPADVSKQKVHEMLRDFELQHCSVDRHSSTASITLPDASQAARAMQRLQRRHRLHAELQPCSAVLCVAHLPRSCSWQQWEALVRPYGAVGRCRLVHGRTSGRCKGYGFVEYLHEEAAAVAHSELQGRALGAHVLFVRRCEGRGAAMEEEDLHTRCLCVEGLPRGYADGEGLRRVFSGVCGPTFCQLAYGPDGQPLSFAVLEYDCADAAERVQAAMDGALIGGNRVCVSFCAPGLPGHQMLPALIAVRTAAQSRGRGLLPDPTLLQILSALRSPTAAPLLRGALGGKRGLLGAAPLLPFCPTVLQSALQNPMRKPGLLGEAPLGALPRGIVGMPALNAAPLLGDTATGGDVPPCPPVGGVAMAADRDGPSLTASLLSTNNRRSAAATGSLLGEPPKDFRIPRNPYLNLRSLLPPSITAFWAPAPQRGSHRPSENHCCHRLELLLRGSPSCPPHIVPPFPPRPPLFPPRHQHRTVPPPR; encoded by the exons atggcggcggcggcggcggcggcggcggcggcggatCGGGTTCCAGATGTGGAGCTTCCGCCGCTGGACCCGAACGAGGTGAGCGCCCGGCAGTTCCGGAACCGCCGCAAAGTGATCATCCGGGGACTGCCCGCCGATGTCAGCAAGCAG AAGGTGCACGAAATGCTGCGCGACTTcgagctgcagcactgctctgtggaCAGACACAGCAGCACGG CCTCCATCACTCTGCCTGACGCCTCTCAAGCCGCGCGCGCCATGCAGCGCCTGCAGCGCCGTCACCGCCTGCATGCAGAATTGCAGCCGTGCAGCGCCGTCCTCTGCGTGGCCCACCTGCCCcggagctgcagctggcagcagtgggaggcGTTGGTGCGGCCCTACGGCGCCGTGGGGCGCTGTCGGTTGGTGCACGGCCGCACTTCGGGGCGCTGCAAAGGCTACGGCTTCGTGGAGTATTTGCACGAGGAGGCGGCCGCCGTCGCACACTCGGAGCTGCAGGGCCGTGCCCTGGGGGCACACGTGCTGTTCGTGCGTCGGTGCGAGGGGAGAGGGGCGGcgatggaggaggaggatttgCACACGCGCTGTTTGTGCGTGgaagggctgcccagggggtaCGCGGACGGAGAGGGGCTCCGGAGGGTCTTCTCGGGGGTGTGCGGCCCCACGTTCTGTCAg TTGGCCTACGGGCCGGACGGGCAGCCGCTGAGTTTTGCCGTGCTGGAATACGACTGTGCGGACGCGGCTGAACGCGTGCAGGCCGCCATGGACGGGGCTCTCATCGGCGGCAACCGTGTCTGTGTGTCCTTCTGTGCCCCGGGGCTGCCCGGCCACCAGATGCTGCCCGCCCTCATCGCCGTCCGCACCGCG GCTCAGAGCCGTGGCCGAGGGCTCCTCCCCGACCCCACACTGCTGCAGATCCTCAGTGCCCTccgcagccccactgctgccccactgctgcgcGGAGCCCTGGGGGGCAAACGGG GTCTCCTCGGTGCTGCCCCATTGCTGCCGTTCTGCCCCACTGTGCTGCAGTCGGCGCTGCAGAACCCAATGCGG AAGccggggctgctgggggaggcACCACTGGGGGCGCTGCCCCGCGGCATTGTGGGAATGCCAGCACTGAACGCTGCGCCGCTGCTGGGGGACACCGCCACCG GCGGTGAcgtccccccatgtcccccgGTGGGGGGCGTTGCCATGGCGGCGGATCGGGACGGCCCCTCATTGACCGCATCCCTCCTGAGCACCAACAACAGGCGGAGCGCCGCCGCCACG GGGTCGCTGTTGGGGGAACCGCCGAAGGACTTCCGGATCCCCCGCAATCCGTACCTCAACCTGCGCAGTCTGCTGCCGCCCAGCATCACCG CATTTTGGGCACCGGCCCCACAGCGCGGATCGCATCGGCCCTCAGAGAACCACTGCTGCCATcgcctggagctgctgctgagggg atccccatcGTGCCCCCCCCACATTGTGCCCCCCTTTCCACCCAGACCCCCATTGTTCCCCCCACGCCATCAGCATCGCACGGTGCCCCCCCCAAGGTGA
- the LOC107050992 gene encoding ribonucleoprotein PTB-binding 1 isoform X2, translating to MAAAAAAAAAADRVPDVELPPLDPNEVSARQFRNRRKVIIRGLPADVSKQKVHEMLRDFELQHCSVDRHSSTASITLPDASQAARAMQRLQRRHRLHAELQPCSAVLCVAHLPRSCSWQQWEALVRPYGAVGRCRLVHGRTSGRCKGYGFVEYLHEEAAAVAHSELQGRALGAHVLFVRRCEGRGAAMEEEDLHTRCLCVEGLPRGYADGEGLRRVFSGVCGPTFCQLAYGPDGQPLSFAVLEYDCADAAERVQAAMDGALIGGNRVCVSFCAPGLPGHQMLPALIAVRTAAQSRGRGLLPDPTLLQILSALRSPTAAPLLRGALGGKRGLLGAAPLLPFCPTVLQSALQNPMRKPGLLGEAPLGALPRGIVGMPALNAAPLLGDTATGGDVPPCPPVGGVAMAADRDGPSLTASLLSTNNRRSAAATGSLLGEPPKDFRIPRNPYLNLRSLLPPSITAFWAPAPQRGSHRPSENHCCHRLELLLRGPPLFPPRHQHRTVPPPR from the exons atggcggcggcggcggcggcggcggcggcggcggatCGGGTTCCAGATGTGGAGCTTCCGCCGCTGGACCCGAACGAGGTGAGCGCCCGGCAGTTCCGGAACCGCCGCAAAGTGATCATCCGGGGACTGCCCGCCGATGTCAGCAAGCAG AAGGTGCACGAAATGCTGCGCGACTTcgagctgcagcactgctctgtggaCAGACACAGCAGCACGG CCTCCATCACTCTGCCTGACGCCTCTCAAGCCGCGCGCGCCATGCAGCGCCTGCAGCGCCGTCACCGCCTGCATGCAGAATTGCAGCCGTGCAGCGCCGTCCTCTGCGTGGCCCACCTGCCCcggagctgcagctggcagcagtgggaggcGTTGGTGCGGCCCTACGGCGCCGTGGGGCGCTGTCGGTTGGTGCACGGCCGCACTTCGGGGCGCTGCAAAGGCTACGGCTTCGTGGAGTATTTGCACGAGGAGGCGGCCGCCGTCGCACACTCGGAGCTGCAGGGCCGTGCCCTGGGGGCACACGTGCTGTTCGTGCGTCGGTGCGAGGGGAGAGGGGCGGcgatggaggaggaggatttgCACACGCGCTGTTTGTGCGTGgaagggctgcccagggggtaCGCGGACGGAGAGGGGCTCCGGAGGGTCTTCTCGGGGGTGTGCGGCCCCACGTTCTGTCAg TTGGCCTACGGGCCGGACGGGCAGCCGCTGAGTTTTGCCGTGCTGGAATACGACTGTGCGGACGCGGCTGAACGCGTGCAGGCCGCCATGGACGGGGCTCTCATCGGCGGCAACCGTGTCTGTGTGTCCTTCTGTGCCCCGGGGCTGCCCGGCCACCAGATGCTGCCCGCCCTCATCGCCGTCCGCACCGCG GCTCAGAGCCGTGGCCGAGGGCTCCTCCCCGACCCCACACTGCTGCAGATCCTCAGTGCCCTccgcagccccactgctgccccactgctgcgcGGAGCCCTGGGGGGCAAACGGG GTCTCCTCGGTGCTGCCCCATTGCTGCCGTTCTGCCCCACTGTGCTGCAGTCGGCGCTGCAGAACCCAATGCGG AAGccggggctgctgggggaggcACCACTGGGGGCGCTGCCCCGCGGCATTGTGGGAATGCCAGCACTGAACGCTGCGCCGCTGCTGGGGGACACCGCCACCG GCGGTGAcgtccccccatgtcccccgGTGGGGGGCGTTGCCATGGCGGCGGATCGGGACGGCCCCTCATTGACCGCATCCCTCCTGAGCACCAACAACAGGCGGAGCGCCGCCGCCACG GGGTCGCTGTTGGGGGAACCGCCGAAGGACTTCCGGATCCCCCGCAATCCGTACCTCAACCTGCGCAGTCTGCTGCCGCCCAGCATCACCG CATTTTGGGCACCGGCCCCACAGCGCGGATCGCATCGGCCCTCAGAGAACCACTGCTGCCATcgcctggagctgctgctgagggg ACCCCCATTGTTCCCCCCACGCCATCAGCATCGCACGGTGCCCCCCCCAAGGTGA
- the LOC107050992 gene encoding ribonucleoprotein PTB-binding 1 isoform X3 has translation MAAAAAAAAAADRVPDVELPPLDPNEVSARQFRNRRKVIIRGLPADVSKQKVHEMLRDFELQHCSVDRHSSTASITLPDASQAARAMQRLQRRHRLHAELQPCSAVLCVAHLPRSCSWQQWEALVRPYGAVGRCRLVHGRTSGRCKGYGFVEYLHEEAAAVAHSELQGRALGAHVLFVRRCEGRGAAMEEEDLHTRCLCVEGLPRGYADGEGLRRVFSGVCGPTFCQLAYGPDGQPLSFAVLEYDCADAAERVQAAMDGALIGGNRVCVSFCAPGLPGHQMLPALIAVRTAAQSRGRGLLPDPTLLQILSALRSPTAAPLLRGALGGKRGLLGAAPLLPFCPTVLQSALQNPMRKPGLLGEAPLGALPRGIVGMPALNAAPLLGDTATGGDVPPCPPVGGVAMAADRDGPSLTASLLSTNNRRSAAATGSLLGEPPKDFRIPRNPYLNLRSLLPPSITGIAAPQALALPPH, from the exons atggcggcggcggcggcggcggcggcggcggcggatCGGGTTCCAGATGTGGAGCTTCCGCCGCTGGACCCGAACGAGGTGAGCGCCCGGCAGTTCCGGAACCGCCGCAAAGTGATCATCCGGGGACTGCCCGCCGATGTCAGCAAGCAG AAGGTGCACGAAATGCTGCGCGACTTcgagctgcagcactgctctgtggaCAGACACAGCAGCACGG CCTCCATCACTCTGCCTGACGCCTCTCAAGCCGCGCGCGCCATGCAGCGCCTGCAGCGCCGTCACCGCCTGCATGCAGAATTGCAGCCGTGCAGCGCCGTCCTCTGCGTGGCCCACCTGCCCcggagctgcagctggcagcagtgggaggcGTTGGTGCGGCCCTACGGCGCCGTGGGGCGCTGTCGGTTGGTGCACGGCCGCACTTCGGGGCGCTGCAAAGGCTACGGCTTCGTGGAGTATTTGCACGAGGAGGCGGCCGCCGTCGCACACTCGGAGCTGCAGGGCCGTGCCCTGGGGGCACACGTGCTGTTCGTGCGTCGGTGCGAGGGGAGAGGGGCGGcgatggaggaggaggatttgCACACGCGCTGTTTGTGCGTGgaagggctgcccagggggtaCGCGGACGGAGAGGGGCTCCGGAGGGTCTTCTCGGGGGTGTGCGGCCCCACGTTCTGTCAg TTGGCCTACGGGCCGGACGGGCAGCCGCTGAGTTTTGCCGTGCTGGAATACGACTGTGCGGACGCGGCTGAACGCGTGCAGGCCGCCATGGACGGGGCTCTCATCGGCGGCAACCGTGTCTGTGTGTCCTTCTGTGCCCCGGGGCTGCCCGGCCACCAGATGCTGCCCGCCCTCATCGCCGTCCGCACCGCG GCTCAGAGCCGTGGCCGAGGGCTCCTCCCCGACCCCACACTGCTGCAGATCCTCAGTGCCCTccgcagccccactgctgccccactgctgcgcGGAGCCCTGGGGGGCAAACGGG GTCTCCTCGGTGCTGCCCCATTGCTGCCGTTCTGCCCCACTGTGCTGCAGTCGGCGCTGCAGAACCCAATGCGG AAGccggggctgctgggggaggcACCACTGGGGGCGCTGCCCCGCGGCATTGTGGGAATGCCAGCACTGAACGCTGCGCCGCTGCTGGGGGACACCGCCACCG GCGGTGAcgtccccccatgtcccccgGTGGGGGGCGTTGCCATGGCGGCGGATCGGGACGGCCCCTCATTGACCGCATCCCTCCTGAGCACCAACAACAGGCGGAGCGCCGCCGCCACG GGGTCGCTGTTGGGGGAACCGCCGAAGGACTTCCGGATCCCCCGCAATCCGTACCTCAACCTGCGCAGTCTGCTGCCGCCCAGCATCACCG gcaTCGCTGCCCCCCAAGCATTGGCGCTGCCGCCCCATTGA
- the LOC107050992 gene encoding ribonucleoprotein PTB-binding 1 isoform X4 has protein sequence MAAAAAAAAAADRVPDVELPPLDPNEVSARQFRNRRKVIIRGLPADVSKQKVHEMLRDFELQHCSVDRHSSTASITLPDASQAARAMQRLQRRHRLHAELQPCSAVLCVAHLPRSCSWQQWEALVRPYGAVGRCRLVHGRTSGRCKGYGFVEYLHEEAAAVAHSELQGRALGAHVLFVRRCEGRGAAMEEEDLHTRCLCVEGLPRGYADGEGLRRVFSGVCGPTFCQLAYGPDGQPLSFAVLEYDCADAAERVQAAMDGALIGGNRVCVSFCAPGLPGHQMLPALIAVRTAAQSRGRGLLPDPTLLQILSALRSPTAAPLLRGALGGKRGLLGAAPLLPFCPTVLQSALQNPMRKPGLLGEAPLGALPRGIVGMPALNAAPLLGDTATGPSQPIPWLCDLPGPFQPILRLSRTFLTYPVTFQDLSNSFSDL, from the exons atggcggcggcggcggcggcggcggcggcggcggatCGGGTTCCAGATGTGGAGCTTCCGCCGCTGGACCCGAACGAGGTGAGCGCCCGGCAGTTCCGGAACCGCCGCAAAGTGATCATCCGGGGACTGCCCGCCGATGTCAGCAAGCAG AAGGTGCACGAAATGCTGCGCGACTTcgagctgcagcactgctctgtggaCAGACACAGCAGCACGG CCTCCATCACTCTGCCTGACGCCTCTCAAGCCGCGCGCGCCATGCAGCGCCTGCAGCGCCGTCACCGCCTGCATGCAGAATTGCAGCCGTGCAGCGCCGTCCTCTGCGTGGCCCACCTGCCCcggagctgcagctggcagcagtgggaggcGTTGGTGCGGCCCTACGGCGCCGTGGGGCGCTGTCGGTTGGTGCACGGCCGCACTTCGGGGCGCTGCAAAGGCTACGGCTTCGTGGAGTATTTGCACGAGGAGGCGGCCGCCGTCGCACACTCGGAGCTGCAGGGCCGTGCCCTGGGGGCACACGTGCTGTTCGTGCGTCGGTGCGAGGGGAGAGGGGCGGcgatggaggaggaggatttgCACACGCGCTGTTTGTGCGTGgaagggctgcccagggggtaCGCGGACGGAGAGGGGCTCCGGAGGGTCTTCTCGGGGGTGTGCGGCCCCACGTTCTGTCAg TTGGCCTACGGGCCGGACGGGCAGCCGCTGAGTTTTGCCGTGCTGGAATACGACTGTGCGGACGCGGCTGAACGCGTGCAGGCCGCCATGGACGGGGCTCTCATCGGCGGCAACCGTGTCTGTGTGTCCTTCTGTGCCCCGGGGCTGCCCGGCCACCAGATGCTGCCCGCCCTCATCGCCGTCCGCACCGCG GCTCAGAGCCGTGGCCGAGGGCTCCTCCCCGACCCCACACTGCTGCAGATCCTCAGTGCCCTccgcagccccactgctgccccactgctgcgcGGAGCCCTGGGGGGCAAACGGG GTCTCCTCGGTGCTGCCCCATTGCTGCCGTTCTGCCCCACTGTGCTGCAGTCGGCGCTGCAGAACCCAATGCGG AAGccggggctgctgggggaggcACCACTGGGGGCGCTGCCCCGCGGCATTGTGGGAATGCCAGCACTGAACGCTGCGCCGCTGCTGGGGGACACCGCCACCG gaccttcccaaccaatcccatggctctgtgaccttccaggacccttccaacctatCCTAAGACtttccaggacctttctgacctatcctgtgaccttccaggacctttccaactcATTCTCTGACCTTTGa